The Papaver somniferum cultivar HN1 chromosome 3, ASM357369v1, whole genome shotgun sequence genome includes a region encoding these proteins:
- the LOC113357828 gene encoding ribosome biogenesis protein BMS1 homolog produces MSYSSSGSQDDLPEPAPAFKIYRNYKDKCEEDWDGEIYPIQFPVHAHDFDDQPPPPFIVLVQGPPNVGKSLLIKSLFKYITGMEPKDDTRGPINFITDGYCRRLQFVECPDDINAMIDVAKYADLVLLMVDASYGFEAETFEFLNLLQVHGVSNVMGVLTRLDKFEDEKEMKGIIDRLQDHFRTEICQQATVSYLSGLEHDLYKVCEVQKLANDIVMLQFNSSSWPWRAGSPYMLVDRFEDVTPPEELHKDANCNRNLSLYGYLRGCCLKGGAKVHIAGVGDFHLAGVRCITDPAPSSSELEKQNDLVELNHMEHESFRAGTYLRLDVHSVPFKMVENLDPCRPILVGGINPEEENVCDMQARLKRHKWHMKLLKSADTVTVSAGWRRYQTTPIYATEVHHGRHEFLDFNEEHEHCLAMFSGPVAPTGTRIAVVQSNKDLFRIAAKAVILDPKHQQQQQPSLDPNHHSKIMKDSKQKGKPQKILYGRTILHRILKRRTAPTKFESENSDVAEFKGSPIWTRSGILGKVKKRKRIATAPVNEDLLGKEDPAPRQRRRVEISDEAPSSYPCSSYFMLLGNSMDEDKAKETVVIMSEEKRAELVKKQQTEKYERAEEKFFGGVYVLTC; encoded by the exons ATGTCTTATTCTTCTTCCggttctcaagatgatcttccaGAACCAGCACCAGCTTTCAAAATATATAGAAATTACAAAGACAAGTGTGAAGAAGATTGGGATGGAGAGATATATCCTATCCAATTTCCAGTACATGCCCATGATTTTGATGATCAACCACCGCCACCTTTTATTGTTCTCGTTCAAGGACCTCCCAAT GTTGGGAAGTCCTTGCTGATTAAATCTCTATTCAAGTATATTACTGGTATGGAACCTAAGGATGATACCCGAGGCCCCATCAACTTCATAACAGATG GCTACTGCAGAAGGCTACAGTTTGTGGAATGCCCTGATGATATTAATGCCATGATCGATGTGGCAAAATATGCTGATCTGGTATTGTTAATGGTTGATGCAAGTTATGGGTTTGAAGCG GAAACATTCGAGTTTCTTAACCTTTTACAAGTGCATGGAGTTTCAAATGTTATGGGTGTTCTTACACGTCTTGACAAGTTCGAAGATGAAAAAGAAATGAAGGGAATCATAGACCGTCTCCAGGATCATTTCAGAACTGAAATATGTCAACAAGCAACAGTATCGTACCTATCTGGACTTGAACATGACTT GTACAAAGTGTGTGAAGTACAAAAGCTGGCAAATGACATAGTGATGCTCCAATTTAATTCCTCGTCATGGCCATGGAGAGCGGGAAGTCCTTATATGCTTGTAGACCGTTTTGAAGATGTTACTCCTCCAGAGGAACTGCATAAGGATGCAAATTGCAATAGAAATTTAAGCCTGTATGGTTATCTTCGAGGTTGTTGTCTTAAGGGCGGAGCTAAG GTGCATATTGCTGGTGTTGGTGATTTTCATTTAGCTGGTGTTAGATGCATAACTGATCCTGCCCCTTCGTCGTCTGAGTTGGAAAAGCAAAATGATCTTGTTGAGCTAAACCACATGGAGCATGAGAGTTTCAGAGCAGGGACCTATTTAAGGTTGGACGTTCATAGCGTTCCTTTCAAGATGGTTGAAAATCTTGATCCTTGTCGTCCGATTCTCGTTGGAGGTATCAATCCTGAAGAAGAAAATGTTTGTGATATGCAG GCGAGACTTAAGCGACATAAGTGGCATATGAAACTGTTGAAGTCAGCAGACACAGTCACCGTGTCAGCTGGTTGGAGACGTTACCAGACCACACCTATTTATGCCACAGAAGTCCACCATGGACGGCATGAATTTCTCGATTTCAATGAGGAGCATGAGCACTGCCTTGCGATGTTTAGTGGCCCTGTTGCACCTACCGGTACCAGAATTGCTGTTGTGCAGAGTAATAAG GACTTGTTTCGGATAGCAGCAAAGGCAGTCATTCTTGACCCtaagcatcaacaacaacaacaaccgagCCTTGACCCTAATCACCACTCAAAGATAATGAAGGACAGCAAGCAGAAAGGAAAACCCCAGAAAATCCTTTATGGGAGGACTATTCTCCATAGAATCCTTAAGAGGAGGACTGCTCCTACGAAGTTTGAATCAGAGAACAGTGATGTTGCTGAATTTAAAGGTTCACCTATCTGGACTAGGAGTGGAATTCTGGGGAAGGTGAAAAAAAGAAAGCGGATTGCTACTGCTCCTGTTAACGAAGATTTGCTCGGAAAG GAAGACCCTGCTCCGAGACAGCGACGTCGTGTGGAGATTAGCGATGAGGCACCTTCCTCATATCCATGTTCAAGTTATTTTATGTTGCTCGGTAATAGCATGGATGAAGACAAAGCGAAGGAAACTGTGGTGATCATGTCGGAGGAAAAACGAGCAGAATTGGTCAAAAAACAGCAGACAGAGAAGTATGAGAGAGCAGAAGAGAAGTTCTTTGGTGGTGTTTATGTATTAACTTGTTAA
- the LOC113360234 gene encoding putative F-box protein At4g21240, whose protein sequence is MDYFNSRLPVEITVDILSKLPTESVLDSKLNHDDGDEESTTPIKRIKFTSPVRNRGNIIAGSCNGLVCLVCNQDVCVFNPITREFVILPKVKTGCGDVYRYNFGFGYASSTNEYKVLVILVKKTKAEEIYVYTLGSRREWRNLGNLDFEFEACNWSEPGVFANGAIYWMMGDKCKMIVTFDLVAEKFCKHLSPPPLPPESIWRYNSIAAFQWSFAVFCLSICL, encoded by the exons atggattaTTTCAACAGTCGGCTCCCTGTGGAGATTACAGTAGACATTTTATCTAAACTACCCACAGAATCAGTTCTGGATTCCAAATTG AatcatgatgatggtgatgaggaATCGACAACACCCATTAAAAGAATTAAGTTCACCTCGCCGGTTAGGAATAGGGGAAATATAATTGCTGGTTCATGTAATGGCTTGGTCTGTCTTGTTTGCAACCAAGATGTTTGTGTTTTTAACCCTATCACTAGAGAATTTgtaattcttccaaaagttaaaaCAGGTTGTGGTGATGTTTATAGATATAACTTCGGATTTGGTTATGCTTCTTCAACAAATGAATACAAAGTGTTAGTAATACTTGTGAAGAAGACCAAGGCAGAAGAAATTTACGTCTACACTTTAGGCAGTCGCCGTGAATGGAGAAACCTTGGAAACTTGGATTTTGAATTCGAAGCCTGTAATTGGAGTGAACCTGGTGTCTTTGCTAATGGAGCAATATATTGGATGATGGGTGACAAATGTAAAATGATCGTTACCTTTGATTTGGTTGCGGAGAAATTTTGTAAACATCTCTCGCCACCTCCTTTGCCACCAGAAAGTATTTGGCGTTACAACTCGATAGCGGCTTTTCAATGGTCTTTTGCTGTTTTCTGCTTATCCATCTGCTTATGA
- the LOC113360235 gene encoding uncharacterized protein LOC113360235 → MAKFIDLTHWLLLLMILFNEELVEGRKIVNSAIVKTIEVDDHEIIDYYDIYRQPSLNHSLLRNHTIQVFEDLYGDAHTRFFIFWTTDGYQDTGCYNLMCEGFVHTSSDIALGCAFSEVSTFNGSLKDASFNIYKDQNTGNWWVQLQGIAVGYYPSSLFTELSKMATRVSWGGDVTNYESKDRHTSTQMGSGHFPSEGGLKTSSYFNWIQVVDENNMSKDPENIDIFVTNPSCYDLKIDDNHRDTNGFGFYFGGPGYNDKYQ, encoded by the exons ATGGCGAAATTTATCGACTTAACTCATTGGCTTCTCTTGTTAATGATCCTCTTTAATGAGGAATTAGTCGAAGGAAGAAAGATTGTGAACAGTGCAATAGTCAAAACCATTGAG GTTGATGATCATGAGATCATTGATTATTATGATATTTATAGACAACCAAGCCTTAATCATTCTTTGCTTCGTAATCATACAATACAG GTGTTTGAAGATCTATACGGTGATGCCCATACCAGATTTTTCATATTCTGGACG aCGGATGGATACCAGGACACCGGTTGCTACAACCTCATGTGTGAAGGTTTTGTGCACACATCATCAGATATCGCCCTTGGTTGCGCATTCAGTGAGGTGTCTACTTTTAATGGTAGTCTAAAAGATGCCTCCTTCAACATTTATAAG GACCAAAATACTGGAAACTGGTGGGTACAACTACAAGGTATTGCGGTCGGTTATTATCCAAGTTCTCTCTTCACAGAATTATCAAAGATGGCAACAAGGGTAAGCTGGGGCGGAGACGTCACTAATTATGAAAGTAAAGACCGACATACTTCGACTCAAATGGGTAGTGGTCATTTTCCTTCCGAAGGTGGTTTGAAGACATCAAGTTATTTTAATTGGATTCAAGTAGTTGATGAAAATAATATGTCCAAAGACCCAGAAAATATTGATATATTTGTTACCAATCCATCCTGCTATGATTTGAAGATTGATGACAACCATCGTGATACAAATGGCTTTGGTTTTTACTTTGGAGGTCCCGGTTATAACGATAAATATCAATGA